The stretch of DNA ACCAGCCCGGTTGCACAGACGCCCCGCAGCAAGCCGTCCGAGTAGCCCCAACGGAACAGGGTAGGCCGGCGCAGGCGGCTGAAACCAGCCAGGTAGTCGGGGGCCGGCAGCAGTCCACGCTCACCCAACAGGGCCGGGAACTGGTTGAGCGAGGACAGGAACGCCACGAAGAACAGCGCGGCCACCCCCCGCTGCAGCACCTGACGCGCGAACTCGTAGTCCGCCGCATCGAACCAGGAAAGCCAGTCCACGAAATCCACGTTACGCCCGGCCGCGGCGGGGTCAAGGCGTGCAGGATGCGGCGCACCGGACCACGACGGTGCGGGATACTTAACCCATGCAGCCACGCAGAATCGCCATCCTCGGATCCACCGGTTCCATCGGCACCCAGGCAATTGACGTCGTCGACGGCGCCCCGCATCTTTTCGAGGTCGTGGCCCTGAGCGCCGGAGGCGGCAACCTCGCGCTCCTGGCCAGGCAGGCCGTCCACACCGGTGCGGCGGCCGTCGGGATCGCCGCCGGAGACCCACGCGAGCTTGCCGTGCTCATCGATGAAGCAGCCGCCGCAGCGGGCCGCTCCGGCTACCGCCCGGAGATCATCGCCGGACCGGATGCCTCCACGCGGATCGCCGGGCTTGATGCGGATGTTGTGCTCAACGGCATCACCGGCTCCATCGGCCTTGCACCCACCCTTGCCGCGCTGAAGTCCGGCGCCACGCTGGCGCTGGCCAACAAGGAATCGCTGATCGTCGGCGGTTCGCTGGTAAAGGCTGCTGCGCGCGACGGGCAGATTGTTCCCGTGGACTCCGAGCACTCCGCCATCGCCCAATGCCTGCGCTCGGGCAGCGCAGCGGAAGTGGACAAGCTGGTACTCACCGCCTCCGGCGGGCCCTTCCGCGGCCGGAGCGGGGAAGAACTGCACGGGGTCACCCCGCAGGAAGCCCTCGCCCACCCCACCTGGGACATGGGGCTGATGGTCACCACCAACTCCGCCACCCTGGTCAACAAGGGACTCGAAGTCATCGAAGCCCACCTCCTGTTCGACATTCCGCTGGACCGGATCGACGTGGTGGTCCATCCCCAGTCCGTGGTGCACTCCATGGTGCAGTTCGTGGACGGCTCCACCATTGCGCAGGCCTCCCCGCCGGACATGCGGCTGCCCATCGCGCTGGGGCTTGGGTGGCCGGGCCGGGTACCCAATGCCGCCGCGCCGTGCGACTGGACCAAGGCAGCCACCTGGACCTTCGAGCCGCTGGACGCAACAGCCTTTCCCGCCGTGGACCTTGCCAAGGACGCAGCGAAGCAGGGGAGTACCTTCCCCGCGGTCTTCAATGCCGCCAACGAGGAAGCCGTCACCGCCTTCCACGGCGGGCGGATCCGCTTCACGGACATCGTGGACACCGTGGATGCCGTCCTCAGCGAACACACAGGTTCTTCCCGGCTGACGGTGGAATCCGTGCTGGATGCTGAGAGCTGGGCACGGGCCCGCGCGCACGAACGTTTAGCAGTCAGCAGTCTCTAGGGAAGCAGCAGCACCTCCATGACCCCCGTTCTACTTTTCATCCTCGGCGTCGTCTTCGTAGCCATCGGCATCGCCGCGTCCATCGCGCTGCACGAAGTGGGACACTTGGTGCCCGCCAAGCTTTTCAAGGTGCGCGTCACCAAATACATGATCGGTTTCGGCCCCACCCTCTGGTCCCGGCGGAAGGGCGAAACCGAATACGGCGTGAAGGCCATCCCGCTGGGTGGCTACGTGTCCATGATCGGCATGTACCCGCCCAACAAGGAGGACGGCTCCGTGCGTCCCTCCAGCACCGGGATGTTCCAGACGCTGGCCACCGAGGCCAGGTCCATGGCGCATGAGGAAGTGGGCCCCGGCGACGAAAAACGCGTCTTCTACCGCCTACCGGTATGGAAGAAAATCATCGTCATGCTGGGCGGACCCGCCATGAACATGATCCTCGGCGTCCTCCTCATGGCCATCCTCCTCATGGGCTTCGGCACGGCCACGGCAACCACCACCATTTCGGATGTCTCCAAATGCCAGGTTGCCGCAGGTGAAACCGTGGACCCGGACTCGGCCGACTGCCAGCTCACCCCGGCGGCCGCGGCCGGGCTCCAGCCCAACGACACCGTCACGTCCTTCGACGGAAAAGAAGTCACCAGCTGGGACCAGCTGACCGAATGGATCCGGGCCTCCGCAGGCCGGGAAGTGGCCATCACGGTTGAGCGCGGCGGGTCTTCAGTGTCCACCACTGTCACCCCCGTTCTCTCGGCCAGGCCCATCATCGGCGTCGACGGCCGGCAGGAAACCGATGCGTCCGGCACCCTGCGCTACCAGGACGTGGGCTTCCTCGGCATCGGGTCACAGACAGAACTGGTGCCGCAGCCGGCGTCGTCCGTCCTGCCCATGGCGGGGGAGAACATCCGGCAGGTGGCAGGCGTGATCTTTAATCTCCCGGCCCGTGTGGTGGGCGTGGCCAAGGCTGCCTTCAGCGAGGAACCGCGCGATCCCAACGGACCCATCAGCGTGGTGGGCGTGGGGCGGGTGGCCGGCGAGGTGGCCGCCATGGAGGAAATTCCGCTGCAGTCACGCGTGGCCACCCTGGTGGGGTTGCTGGCCGGACTGAACTTTGCGTTGGCCGTCTTCAACCTGGTTCCGCTGCTGCCCCTCGACGGCGGCCATGTGGCCGGCGCCCTGTACGAGGGTGCACGGCGCCAGGTGGCGAAACTGTTCGGAAAGCCGGACCCCGGTGCCTTCGACATCGCCAAGCTGCTCCCGGTCACGTACGTGGTGGCCGCCCTGCTGATGGGCATGAGTGCGCTGCTGATCTACGCCGACATCGTCAAACCCGTGAACCTGTTCGGCTGACAGGTACGCCCCTCGACGGGATCCAACAGCATCCGAATGGCTGAATGCTCATAATCAGCCAAATATAGCTGATATTAAATAATCAGCTGTTTATGATTGATTGTTTGATATCACCCGCCTACGGTTGAGGTATGTACGTACTGACAATCGACCAGCGGGGGAGCACCTCCGACGTTGACCGCGTGCCTGGCCTGATCGAGGAACTGCGCAGCCTCACGGGTGCCCACTTCGAACGCTCCGTCGGCGACGAACTCCAGGGCACCGTGGGCGACGCCCGGGAAGTAGTGGACATTGCACTGCATGCCCTGCGGAGCGGGCACTGGTACGTCGGCATCGGCATCGGCGACGTCCGCCTGGAGCCTGGCCGGAGCCCGCGCGAAGGGACCGGAAGTGGCTTCGTGGCGGCGCGCAAGGCAGTGGAAACCGCCAAAGGCGCGGCCGGCCACGTTCCGTTGTCGGTGGTGGCGGGCACCATGGACAGTGTCAAGGGTGCCCCCCGGAATTCCCGGGAAGGGCCCGCCGGCACAAACAACGGAGCCAGCGCTGGAACGAACGCCGAAACGAATGATGCAGCGGGTGCAGCCATGAACGCCGCAGCGAATGCCCAGGCCGTCCTGCGCCTGATAGGACGGCTCGTGCAGCAGCGGACGGAGGCACAGTGGCGGGTGGTTGACCGGCTGCGGGCAGCAGGCGGAGCAGGAAGGCATGGCAGCCAGAAGCCCGTTGCCCGGGAACTGGGAATTACGGAACAGTCGGTGAGCCGCGCCGTGCTTCGTTCCGGGTGGCAGGAAGAATGGGCTGCCAGGCCGGCAGCAGCAATGCTCCTGGAATACGCCCTTGCCCAGACCAAAGGAGACCGGTGACCGCATTGTGGATCGCTGCCGCACTGCTGGCGGCAGGTTTTGGCGGCTGGCCCGTCACCGCCCTCGTCTTCCGGCTGGCCCGGACGATTGACGACAAGGCGGACGCGGCAGCCAAGGGACGCGACGCTGCAGACGATCCCTCGGCCGACGTTACGGTGGACCTCCCGGGCCGGGCACCGGACCAGGCTGACCAGGCTGTCAACGGTGAGCTGACGGCGGCGGCCGGCCAGCCGGCGTCGGACGTTCCCGCCGCACCCGCCCAGCGGATCCTCCGTGGCGGTGCCATTATCGGAGTCCTGGAGCGGCTCGGTGTCTGCCTGGCCATCCTGGCCGGCCAGCCTGTTGCCATCGCGTACATTGTCGCCATTAAGGGGCTGGGCCGGTTCGCCGAACTCAAGGAAACCCCGGTGGCGGCGGAGCGGTTCATTATCGGGACGCTGGCGTCCATGCTGTGGGCAGCGGGGATAGCGGCAGCCGTGAAGGTGATTTTCCTGGCGTAGGCCGGCGGAGCGATAGGGTAGCGCTATGACAGTTTTTGCCGTTGAGTACGTTTACGCCGCCGATTCCACCGAAGCCCGCAACGAGGCACGGCCCGCCCACCGCGAATGGACCGGCGGCCTGGCCGAGGACGGCGTGATCCTTGCCAGCGGACCCTATGGAGACGGAGCCGGCGCGCTGCTGATCTTCAAGGCGGACAACGAAGCATCCCTGAATTCGGTCCTCAAGCAGGATCCGTTCGCTGCTGCCGGGGTTATCGCCGGCATCCGCGTCACCGAATGGTCACCCGTGACCGGCATGCTCGCCGGCCTCGCAGCCTAAGCCGTTTCCCCTTCACCTCTAGGAGTCCACGTGACCTCGGTCAGCCTGGGAATGCCCGCAGCACCGCCGCCCGTCCTTGCCCCGCGCCGCAAGACGCGCCAGATCAAAGTCGGTTCGGTGGGAGTTGGCTCGGATTCCCCCATCAGCGTGCAGTCGATGACCACCACGCCCACCACCGACATCAACGCCACATTGCAGCAGATCGCGGAACTGACCGCCTCCGGTTGCGACATCGTGCGCGTTGCATGCCCGTCGGCCGATGATGCCGAAGCATTGCCCATCATTGCCCGCAAGTCCCAGATTCCGGTCATCGCGGACATCCACTTCCAGCCCAAGTACGTCTTCGCTGCCATCGAAGCCGGCTGCGCGGCCGTCCGGGTCAACCCCGGCAACATCCGCAAGTTCGACGACCAGGTCAAGGAAATTGCTGCGGCCGCCCGGGACCACGGAACGTCCATCCGCATCGGCGTCAACGCCGGCTCGCTGGAACCGGGGATCCTCAAGAAGTACGGCAAGGCCACCCCCGAAGCCCTCGTTGAATCCGCCGTCTGGGAAGCCTCGCTGTTTGAAGAGCACGGCTTCCACGACTTCAAGATCTCGGTCAAGCACAACGACCCCGTGATCATGGTGGCCGCCTACGAGATGCTCGCCGAAAAGGGCGACTGGCCCCTCCACCTCGGCGTGACCGAGGCCGGTCCGGCATTCCAGGGAACCATCAAGTCCGCCACCGCCTTCGGCGCACTGCTCTCCCGTGGCATTGGCGACACCATCCGCGTCTCCCTCTCGGCCCCGCCCGTTGAGGAGATCAAGGTGGGGAACCAGATCCTGCAGTCGCTGAACCTGCGGCCCCGCAAGCTCGAAATCGTGTCCTGCCCGTCCTGCGGCCGCGCGCAGGTGGACGTCTACACGCTCGCGGAGCAGGTCACAGCCGGCCTGGAAGGCATGGAGATCCCGCTGCGCGTCGCCGTCATGGGCTGTGTGGTCAACGGGCCGGGCGAGGCACGCGAAGCCGACCTCGGCGTCGCTTCCGGCAACGGCAAGGGACAGATCTTTGTGAAGGGTGAAGTCATCAAGACTGTGCCGGAGAGCCAGATTGTTGAGACACTGATCGAAGAGGCCATGCGTATCGCGGAAGAGATGGGGGAGGCCGATGGCGAAGATGCTGTCAAAGGTGGCCCCGTGGTTAGCGTCTCGTAAGGACGAGCCGGACCCGCCGGGGATATCCGTCCGCACCCTGGACGGCGGGGACACCGCCGCGCTCAGGCATTTGGCTGAGAAGGACCGTGTGGCCAACGTGTTCATCCTCGCGCATCTGCGCACTGCCGGTACCGCCGCTCCCACCAGCGGCGGTGCCGGCATCGTCGGAGTTTTCGACGACGGCATCCTGGTGGGTGCCTGCTGGGCGGGCGCCAACCTGGTCCCCGTCCAGCTCGACCCGGCCTTCGCGCCGCTGGTGGCCGAAGCCGCCAACCGGTCCGGCCGGCGCTACGCATCGGCTTTCGGCCCGGCGGATGCGGTGCTGGCCCTACACGGGGAGCTCGCCGAACTGGGCCACCGCGCCCACGAGATCCGCCCTGACCAGCCCCTGATGGTGATCGACGGGCCCGCTGACGTTCCACCCAACCCGGGCTTGGGACTGGGCGACCTGGCAGACTTCGAGCGCATCCTGCCCGCCTGCGCCGCCATGTTCGAAGAAGAAGTGGGCTACTCGCCGTTCCTGGGCGGCCGGGAGTTCTACAGCCGCCGGGTTGAAGGGCTCATCCGGCAGGGCTATTCGCTGGTCCACCTCAACGAAGCCAGGGAAGTGGTCTTCAAAGCGGAGCTCGGCGCGGTCACCGCCGATGTCACCCAGGTCCAGGGGGTCTGGATGAATCCCCTCTACCGCGGGAAGGGGCTGAGTTCCGGCTACATGTCCGCCGTCGTAGAGCAGGCCCAAAAGATCGCGCCGCTGACCAGCCTTTACGTCAACGGCTTCAACGTCAGGGCCAGATCCACCTATGAACGTGTCGGCTTCCACCAGGTGGGCACGTTCGCTACAGTTCTCTTCTAGCGGCCCGACGCGGGGCCGCATGTGGACTTGGGGGAAAATTGAAGACTTCTGTGCTGGGTACTTTTGCGGTTTCTACGGCTCTGGTGATCGGTGTTTCGGCGTGCGGGGGCAGCTCGGCACCCGAGGGCGCGGCTGCCTCGGCGGGGAGCCCCGCATCTGCCGGAACATCGGCGGAAACACCCACTCCCTCGCCCACCCCAACGACGGACAAGGCGTACACCAGTGAGGAGCTGGCCGGGGTTGTGCGCGAGGTGCGGGACTCGGCAGACCGGCGGCTGACACCAGTCCCCGGCGAAGAGTTGGCCAGCACCTTGCAGCAGTCCAAGGACATGCTGTCCTCCATCGAGGTTGAGCCGGCGGCATGCAAGGAACTGGCGGCCTCCGGCCAGGTACCGTCCTTGGATGGGGCGGCAATTGCCCTGGGACTCAGCACGGACGCCTCCTCCGGCATGGTCACCGCACTCTCCCTGATGTCGGGACTGGACCAGGCCGCGCTGGCGAAGGTTTCCGACCCTTCGGAGCAGCTGGAGAAGTGCTCGAACATGGTCATGACGGTGGCGGGCGTCGAGGTGGCGGTTGCCATCACCCGCATCGACGGCGTCAGCGGGGTTGCGGGAACCACCGCGTTCCGCACCGAAACGACGCTGCCTAACGGCCAGGTCCAGTCGGTGACCACCGCCCAGGTTGTCCACAATGGCGTGGTGCTGTCCGCCGTCGCATCCGGCGGAACCGACGGTGCGGCTGCCCAGGAGCAGGCAGGTTCGCTCCTGGATTCCGCGGCAGCCCTTATCAAGTAGGCCGCCCGGCGGCGTACTGTCCGGCTTTTTCTTCCGGTCAGAAGTCCTCCAAGGAAGAAATTACTTGTCAACGTGCCCGCCATCACATAGGTTCGATCTAGCTGCGCTGAGTGGAGTGGGCGGTCTCACCAGTCCTCACCTGTAATAAGGCGATAACGGCGTTGAGCCACGCCCGGATGCAATGACCAGCCCTATTGGGGGGCCAGGGGCTTTGCAACCGGGCGTGGCTCTACTGTTTCCGGGCGAGTGGTGCTGTGCCGGTAGATTAGTATGCAGACGAATTTGTCCGGCCCTGCTGATCCAGCACTTTTCCAGAAACGGATACCACCCGTGGTCCTTAGAATGTCCCAGCTTTTCCTGCGCACCCTGCGTGAAGATCCCGTCGACGCAGAGGTGGCCAGCCACAAACTGCTGGTCCGTGCCGGCTACATCCGCCGCGCGGCTCCCGGGATCTACACCTGGCTGCCGCTGGGCCTGAGCGTACTCCGCAAGGTGGAGCAGGTCATCCGTGAGGAAATGGCCGCCATCGGTGCCCAGGAAGTCCACTTCCCGGCCCTGCTGCCGCGGGAACCCTACGAGGCAACCAACCGCTGGACCGAATACGGCGAGGGGCTGTTCCGGCTGCAGGACCGCAAGGGCGCTGACTACCTGCTGGCCCCCACACACGAGGAAATGTTCACCCTCCTCGTGAAGGACCTGTATTCCTCCTACAAGGACCTGCCGCTCAGCCTCTACCAGATCCAGAACAAGTACCGCGACGAGGCACGTCCCCGGGCGGGCCTCCTCCGCGGCCGCGAGTTCATCATGAAGGACTCCTACTCCTTCGATGTGGACGACGCCGGCCTGGACGCCAGCTACGCGGCGCACCGGTCCGCTTACCTCAAGATCTTCGAGCGGCTCGGCCTCGATGTTGTCCCCGTAGCAGCCACGGCGGGCGCCATGGGCGGCTCCCGGAGCGAGGAGTTCCTCTTCCCCACGGAAATCGGCGAAGACACCTTCGTCCGCTCTGCCGCAGGTTACGCAGCCAACGTCGAAGCCGTCACCACCGTGGTGCCCGCGGACATCGACTTCACGGGTGCACCTGCCGCGGAGGTACTGGACACCCCGGACACGCCCACCATTGAGACCCTGGTCAACGCGTCCAACCAGATCGCGCCCCGGGCCGAGGCCGACGGCGGCCCCTGGACTGCCGCTGACACGCTGAAGAACGTTGTCCTTGCGGTGACGCTGCCCACCGGTGAACGCCAGCTGGTGGTCATTGGCCTTCCCGGCGACCGCGGTGTGGACCTGAAGCGCGTCGAAGCCAACATTGGCTCGTTCCTGCCGATGGCCGGCGAGATCGGACTCGAGCAGGCAGGCGAAGAGGACCTCAAGAAGCAGCCCCTGATCGTCAAGGGATACCTGGGCCCGGGCCTGTCGCTGGACGCCCCGCTCCTGGGCTCCGAAGGAACCACCAAGCTGCTGTACCTGGTGGATCCGCGGGTGGTCAGCGGCACCAGCTGGATCACCGGCGCCAACGAAGCCGGCAAGCACGTCTTCGGCCTCGTTGCCGGCCGCGACTTCACCTGGGACGGCGTCATCGAGTGCACCGAGGTCCGTGCCGGCGACCCCGCACCGGACGGTTCCGGACCCCTGGAAACGGCGCGGGGCATCGAAATGGGCCATATCTTCCAGCTCGGCCGCAAGTACGCCGCAGCCCTGGACCTCAAGGTGCTGGACCAGAACGGCAAGCAGGTCACGGTCACCATGGGTTCCTACGGAGTCGGCGTTACCCGCGCGGTGGCTGCCCTGGCCGAGGCCAACCACGATGCCAAGGGCCTCACCTGGCCCCGCGCCGTGGCACCTGCCGACGTCCACGTGGTGGCGGTGGGCAAGGGCGAGGACATTTTCGCCGCCGCTGAGCAGCTGTCCGTCGGCCTCGAAGCCGCCGGCCTCGACGTCATCTACGACGACCGCTTCAAGGTGTCCCCGGGCGTGAAGTTCGGTGACGCCGAACTGCTGGGCGTGCCCACCATCCTGGCCGTCGGCCGAGGGCTGGTTGACGGCGTCGTGGAGATCAAGGACCGCCGCACCGGCGAAGCCGAGAACGTCGCTGTGGACAAGGCCGTTGACTACGTGGTCAACGCCGTCCGCAACAGCTGATCCCGGGCGTGGACTTTGGTGTTGAGCACCTCCAGCTGACCACCCTCATCCTCATTGTCCTGGCCGGCTTCGGTGCCGGCTGGGTCGATGCGGTGGTGGGCGGGGGAGGGCTGATCCAATTGCCCGCCCTGCTGCTGGTCCCGGGCATCACGCCGGTGCAGGCGCTGGCAACCAACAAACTGGGGTCGATTTTCGGGACAACCACCAGTGCCGTCACCTATTACCGCAGGGTGGGGCCGGACCTGAAGACGGCGCTGCCCATGGCGGTGATTGCCCTCGCGGGGAGCTTCGGCGGCGCGATCCTGGCGGCGAACCTGCCCGCCAGCGTCTTCAAGCCGATCATCGTCGCCGCGCTGGTCGCCGTCGCGCTGTTCACTGCCCTCAAGCCCAACGTCGGGGACATCACGGCGCTGCGGCACGACGGCCACAAGCACTACGTGGTGGCTTGCCTGATCGGTGCGGTCATCGGCTTTTACGATGGCCTGATCGGTCCGGGCACCGGATCATTCCTGGTCATCGCACTGGTATCGGCCATGGGCTACGCCTTCCTGGAGGCCAGCGCCAAGGCCAAGATCGTGAATATGGCAACCAACGCCGGCGCCCTCATGTTCTTCCTCCCGCACGGCTCGATCCTGTGGGGGCTCGGGCTGCTGCTGGGCGTTGCCAACATGGCCGGCGGCTACCTTGGCGCCCGGACAGCGGTCAGGCAGGGAAGCCGGTTCGTCAGGGTGGTTTTCCTGGTGGTGGTGGCCGCCCTGATCGTTAAACTCGGGTTTGACGTGTGGCAGGAAAACTTCGCCTGACCGGACCTGCCCCGGCATGGTCCGGACCCCGTGGTGGCACCCTCCCCGCTGCCCCGGACAGCGCGTAGCATGCTGGTATGTCACATGGCGACGACGCCTACAGGCCGGCCCTCGAATCTGCCGCGAGGCATGCCTCGGCCTGGCTGAAAAGCCTTGCGGACCGGAGCGTGGGCCCTGCCGTCCAGGCGCACGACCTCACGGACGTGTTTGGCGGACCAATTCCGGATCACGGTCTGCCTGCGGACGACGTTGTGGACTTTCTGGCACGCGCTGCCGAACCAGGACTCATGGCAATGCCCTCCGGCCGCTTCTTTGGCTGGGTCATCGGAGGAAGCCTGCCCGCGGCATTGGCCACGGACTGGCTGGTCAGTGCCTGGGACCAGAATGCCGGGCTGCGCTACGCCACCCCGGCCATGGCTGCCATTGAGGAAGCCGCCGGGGCGTGGCTCCTGGACCTGCTCGGATTGCCGGCAGGTTCCGACGTCGGCTTCGTGACAGGTGCCACGATGGCCAACTTCACCGGAATGGCTGCCGGCCGGTGGCGCCTCCTTACGGACGCCGGCTGGGACCTGGACCGCGACGGCCTGGCCGGGGCTCCGCGGATCCGTTGCTTCGTGGGCCGTGAGCGGCACGACACCGTGGACCTGGGACTGCGGTACCTGGGGCTGGGACAACCTGCAATCGTTGAGGCCGACAGCCAGGGGCGGATGATTCCTGCCGCCCTGGATGCCGCACTGGGGGCTGGCGGCGGCCCGGCGCTCGTGTGCCTGCAGGCAGGGAACCTCCACTCGGGTGCCTTCGACCCCTTCACTGAAGCCATCAGGGTGGCCAGGAAACACGGCGCCTGGGTGCACGTTGACGGTGCCTTCGGGCTGTGGGCCGCGGCGTCGCCCGAACTCCGGCACCTGACGGACGGATTCGACGCCGCCGATTCGTGGGGGACTGATGCCCACAAAACCCTGAACGTCCCCTACGACTGCGGCATCGCCATAGTCCGTGACGCGCCAGCCCTGCGTGCAGCCATGGGACTGCATGCGAGCTATCTGGTGCACGACGCCGAAGGCCCGGGTGACCCGTTCGAAAAGGTCCCCGAGTTCTCCCGGCGGGCCCGGGGCGTCCCGGTGTGGGCAGCGCTGAGGAGTCTTGGCAGGAACGGCGTTGCCGCACAGGTTAACGGGCTTGCAGGCGCAGCTGCACGGATCGCCGCCGGACTGGGCAGCATCGACGGGGTCGAAATACTCAACGACGTCCAGTACACGCAGGTCAGCCTGTCATTCGGCGACGACGACACCACCCGGGCCGTGACCGCCCGCATCATCGCGGACGGCAGGGTGTGGATGTCCGGCTCCCGGTGGCGGGACCGGGACATCCTTCGCGTCTCCGTCAGCAACTGGCGCACCGGCGCCGAGGACGTTGAAACGGCA from Pseudarthrobacter chlorophenolicus A6 encodes:
- the dxr gene encoding 1-deoxy-D-xylulose-5-phosphate reductoisomerase; amino-acid sequence: MQPRRIAILGSTGSIGTQAIDVVDGAPHLFEVVALSAGGGNLALLARQAVHTGAAAVGIAAGDPRELAVLIDEAAAAAGRSGYRPEIIAGPDASTRIAGLDADVVLNGITGSIGLAPTLAALKSGATLALANKESLIVGGSLVKAAARDGQIVPVDSEHSAIAQCLRSGSAAEVDKLVLTASGGPFRGRSGEELHGVTPQEALAHPTWDMGLMVTTNSATLVNKGLEVIEAHLLFDIPLDRIDVVVHPQSVVHSMVQFVDGSTIAQASPPDMRLPIALGLGWPGRVPNAAAPCDWTKAATWTFEPLDATAFPAVDLAKDAAKQGSTFPAVFNAANEEAVTAFHGGRIRFTDIVDTVDAVLSEHTGSSRLTVESVLDAESWARARAHERLAVSSL
- a CDS encoding M50 family metallopeptidase, whose amino-acid sequence is MTPVLLFILGVVFVAIGIAASIALHEVGHLVPAKLFKVRVTKYMIGFGPTLWSRRKGETEYGVKAIPLGGYVSMIGMYPPNKEDGSVRPSSTGMFQTLATEARSMAHEEVGPGDEKRVFYRLPVWKKIIVMLGGPAMNMILGVLLMAILLMGFGTATATTTISDVSKCQVAAGETVDPDSADCQLTPAAAAGLQPNDTVTSFDGKEVTSWDQLTEWIRASAGREVAITVERGGSSVSTTVTPVLSARPIIGVDGRQETDASGTLRYQDVGFLGIGSQTELVPQPASSVLPMAGENIRQVAGVIFNLPARVVGVAKAAFSEEPRDPNGPISVVGVGRVAGEVAAMEEIPLQSRVATLVGLLAGLNFALAVFNLVPLLPLDGGHVAGALYEGARRQVAKLFGKPDPGAFDIAKLLPVTYVVAALLMGMSALLIYADIVKPVNLFG
- a CDS encoding YciI family protein, which produces MTVFAVEYVYAADSTEARNEARPAHREWTGGLAEDGVILASGPYGDGAGALLIFKADNEASLNSVLKQDPFAAAGVIAGIRVTEWSPVTGMLAGLAA
- the ispG gene encoding flavodoxin-dependent (E)-4-hydroxy-3-methylbut-2-enyl-diphosphate synthase — translated: MTSVSLGMPAAPPPVLAPRRKTRQIKVGSVGVGSDSPISVQSMTTTPTTDINATLQQIAELTASGCDIVRVACPSADDAEALPIIARKSQIPVIADIHFQPKYVFAAIEAGCAAVRVNPGNIRKFDDQVKEIAAAARDHGTSIRIGVNAGSLEPGILKKYGKATPEALVESAVWEASLFEEHGFHDFKISVKHNDPVIMVAAYEMLAEKGDWPLHLGVTEAGPAFQGTIKSATAFGALLSRGIGDTIRVSLSAPPVEEIKVGNQILQSLNLRPRKLEIVSCPSCGRAQVDVYTLAEQVTAGLEGMEIPLRVAVMGCVVNGPGEAREADLGVASGNGKGQIFVKGEVIKTVPESQIVETLIEEAMRIAEEMGEADGEDAVKGGPVVSVS
- a CDS encoding GNAT family N-acetyltransferase; this encodes MLSKVAPWLASRKDEPDPPGISVRTLDGGDTAALRHLAEKDRVANVFILAHLRTAGTAAPTSGGAGIVGVFDDGILVGACWAGANLVPVQLDPAFAPLVAEAANRSGRRYASAFGPADAVLALHGELAELGHRAHEIRPDQPLMVIDGPADVPPNPGLGLGDLADFERILPACAAMFEEEVGYSPFLGGREFYSRRVEGLIRQGYSLVHLNEAREVVFKAELGAVTADVTQVQGVWMNPLYRGKGLSSGYMSAVVEQAQKIAPLTSLYVNGFNVRARSTYERVGFHQVGTFATVLF
- a CDS encoding proline--tRNA ligase: MVLRMSQLFLRTLREDPVDAEVASHKLLVRAGYIRRAAPGIYTWLPLGLSVLRKVEQVIREEMAAIGAQEVHFPALLPREPYEATNRWTEYGEGLFRLQDRKGADYLLAPTHEEMFTLLVKDLYSSYKDLPLSLYQIQNKYRDEARPRAGLLRGREFIMKDSYSFDVDDAGLDASYAAHRSAYLKIFERLGLDVVPVAATAGAMGGSRSEEFLFPTEIGEDTFVRSAAGYAANVEAVTTVVPADIDFTGAPAAEVLDTPDTPTIETLVNASNQIAPRAEADGGPWTAADTLKNVVLAVTLPTGERQLVVIGLPGDRGVDLKRVEANIGSFLPMAGEIGLEQAGEEDLKKQPLIVKGYLGPGLSLDAPLLGSEGTTKLLYLVDPRVVSGTSWITGANEAGKHVFGLVAGRDFTWDGVIECTEVRAGDPAPDGSGPLETARGIEMGHIFQLGRKYAAALDLKVLDQNGKQVTVTMGSYGVGVTRAVAALAEANHDAKGLTWPRAVAPADVHVVAVGKGEDIFAAAEQLSVGLEAAGLDVIYDDRFKVSPGVKFGDAELLGVPTILAVGRGLVDGVVEIKDRRTGEAENVAVDKAVDYVVNAVRNS
- a CDS encoding sulfite exporter TauE/SafE family protein is translated as MDFGVEHLQLTTLILIVLAGFGAGWVDAVVGGGGLIQLPALLLVPGITPVQALATNKLGSIFGTTTSAVTYYRRVGPDLKTALPMAVIALAGSFGGAILAANLPASVFKPIIVAALVAVALFTALKPNVGDITALRHDGHKHYVVACLIGAVIGFYDGLIGPGTGSFLVIALVSAMGYAFLEASAKAKIVNMATNAGALMFFLPHGSILWGLGLLLGVANMAGGYLGARTAVRQGSRFVRVVFLVVVAALIVKLGFDVWQENFA
- a CDS encoding pyridoxal phosphate-dependent decarboxylase family protein, giving the protein MSHGDDAYRPALESAARHASAWLKSLADRSVGPAVQAHDLTDVFGGPIPDHGLPADDVVDFLARAAEPGLMAMPSGRFFGWVIGGSLPAALATDWLVSAWDQNAGLRYATPAMAAIEEAAGAWLLDLLGLPAGSDVGFVTGATMANFTGMAAGRWRLLTDAGWDLDRDGLAGAPRIRCFVGRERHDTVDLGLRYLGLGQPAIVEADSQGRMIPAALDAALGAGGGPALVCLQAGNLHSGAFDPFTEAIRVARKHGAWVHVDGAFGLWAAASPELRHLTDGFDAADSWGTDAHKTLNVPYDCGIAIVRDAPALRAAMGLHASYLVHDAEGPGDPFEKVPEFSRRARGVPVWAALRSLGRNGVAAQVNGLAGAAARIAAGLGSIDGVEILNDVQYTQVSLSFGDDDTTRAVTARIIADGRVWMSGSRWRDRDILRVSVSNWRTGAEDVETAVDAVRSALGAVRAH